Within the Mugil cephalus isolate CIBA_MC_2020 chromosome 1, CIBA_Mcephalus_1.1, whole genome shotgun sequence genome, the region AGAGAACCTCTCCAATCTggttgtacactgtataatgacaataaagggcattttGTTctattctgtgttgttgtgcacCACACATGTAGCTTAGCCACCCTTCTCatcaagcacaaaaacaaatgaaataacaaacatttcattcataGGCCCTACAACagggaaatggctgattttagtgttgaacactaaaaatcAATGAAACCCTAATATTACAGAatgaatggttttattttgtcacggctgagagataaaaaaaaaatgcagatataatggaagtcaatgggacatttttgtccccTAAGGTCATAAGAGGgaagtaaattttaaatctgatgctacacaaaaactaataatgcattCAAGTCAATATTTAAGATAATCTTGCTCATACACgagactgatctgaaaaaacGTGCCCCAACCCCACGACATtagttttatgtttatgttcttttatttccctACAAACCAGTGACTTCAAGtcatcaaactggcatttaaagggttaaaattcctccaGATGATTGAacttttggtagttttgtaaagtgatgaagtggtttaagagatttatgcagaaaaaaactgaaacaaatatgAATCCGTTTAGTTTTTATAGCCGTTTTTGCTAAAGTggtaaattaaacttaaatacTCAGATAACGGTAAAAGTCGTTACCACCTGgattataataaaaacacaagacgGGGAGTTCTTTATACATGAACCAtaaaatggatttatttcacCAGAGGTCTAAACATATTTCTGTGTTGCTCCAGGATGCATAGAAGAAGATGTCAGTGTTACTTCCACGACTACAAACCAGTGTTTACAATCTATGTTCTTCTGCTCGACcgttgcttttctttctttctttctttctttttgtttttttggaaaataaatccaAGTGTGACCGGtttatttctcatcatcatcatttatcaaAATGCCACCGACTAACTGGGAGAGAAGCCTTTCATCtgtaaaggaggaaaaaaagtggaggtggtggttgttgttgttgtgggggGGGATTAAGggcaagttttaaaaaaataattccatCTTTATTTGAAGAAAGGGTCGGGTGTGACGTGGTGGTCTGcaggtggagaaagaagagtAAGGCTACCGGTACACGTCGGTTTGGAGAGAACTAGAAATAAAAGCCTCAGTTTTTGTGTTGCAACGTTAACACTTCTCTCTACAAAAACAAGATGTGGAGAGAAGTGGAAACGTGTGTCGAGATGTTCCTTAATGAGACTTATTGTCCTTGTTTGTGCTGTTGAGGCAGAATTAAGGTTAATAGAGGAAGAGAAGTAGGGGAGGGTGTTAATGGAAAATAGAGACGGCTTTTAGCGAACGACTAATCCCCGTCAAAATCCGCAGGCTTTCCCGACAGGCTCCTCAGTGGGAAGGTTTTTAGTTGCCCTCATCGCTGTCTACCAACAGACTGGAGAGGGTGAGACTGTTTTGGGGAGGGTGGGCGGAGGGTGGGGAGGGCGGGGCAGGGGGAGCAGAGCGtttcattttagaaaaacaaaaaaaaaataataattcagaaaTTAGAAGTCCATACATCAAGTCCGTGCTTTCTGCTACCTCCGTACGGGGCTAAGCAGGTTTCACAGGGCTGCAGTTGCTCAGCCACGCCACCAGGGGGGAGGTGGAGCgggtggagcaggtggaggaggagggtggaggaggaggggggaggcgggCCTTCAGTTTAGCCGCTGGACGATGACGGCGTTGAGGAGGTTGGCCTGCTGCAGCGTCAGGCTCTCGTCCGACAGCTCCTTGTtggggaaggtggtcatgaggATGAACTCTCTGGCAGCCATGGAGGGACGAGCCGCCACCACAAACTGTCTCACGTCAGACACCCTGAGGAGGAGgtaaccatggaaacaaagTCATCACACAACAATGGTTTGGTTTAattcaaagacacacacacaacatgtttctcctcctcagattCAAACACTGATGACTAGAGACAAAGCTGGCAaataatgaagaagaagaagaagaagaggaggaggaggagaaggaaagaagaagaagaacaggagagaaaaaataaagaagaaaaagaagagtagaaggaggaggggaaggagcaaagaagaaaaagaagacgtgaagaaaaatgaagagaagaatgtgaaggagaagaagaaggtaagaaaaagtgagaaaaaagaaaagtacagaggagggaagaaaatgaagaagtgataaagaaaaagaaaagagatgaagtagtacagaagaagaaaaagggaaaaaaataagtgatgaagaaggaaagaaaggaagaaaaagaagaagtgatgtagatgaaaagatgaggagaaggagaaggaaagaaaaaagaacagaagagaagaagtaACGAAGGGATGAATaggaagtgatgaagaaaaaagaggaggagaatgaggaaagaagaagaaaaagaacagaagagaagtaaagaagaagagaaggagcaggaatgaaaaagaagaatgaaagaagtagaggagacaaagaagaaaaaacaaagggaacGTGTTTTTGTTGCCAACGACCATTAAAACAGAGGATGTCTGTCTTTAgctgttatttgtttgtctaaacttcatccatccatccatccatccatccctccatccatccatccttccatccatccatccatccatccatccatccatccatccatccatccatccatccatccatccagcagTAAAGAGCTGTGCTTCACCTGTGGCTGTGGTTGAACTTCTGGACCAGTCTGCCCCCGTCGGCCAGGCGGATCTGGATGTTGGTGACGGGCTGGGAGGGGTCCAGGTTCACTGAGGCGCTGGCCTGGGCCTCGTTGGCGGCCTGGTCCTGTTGGGTCGTAGCTGGAGCTGTGACCAGCTCTGGAGTAGCACTgagggggaagaaagaggaaccCAACTCAACACACGACACCGGTTCAGTTCACTTTTAATTCTTCCACACATTATGTAACTAGTTACTGAAAATAAACGTGATAGTGATTCTAACTGAGGCAATAAATGCTGATAAATCCACAtcccacaaaaaataaacatctttatcttgaatttttctacattttattctgtattttacttcattcattttttaatgttctcatatcttattatgtttttatgttttagcaattttatatgtttatttactcatttatcctttattattttaacttttacagTGTGCATTGGTCCCTCTTCCTGTCAATCAAATGTAAAACTCTTTGactgccattcattcatttgtttttaaaggtgctGTATCAATAGAAATTTGATTAAttgataaattgataaaaacaaTGAAGGTGCTGCAATCTTCAAAAACTAATaagaacaaagtaaaaacagaataaaaaccaaGATGAGCACAAACTATAGGCaggttaaaaaactaaaaaccaataaaataattaaatataataatatattctttaactgtttttatgtgaggGCGGCTGCTGAGGAGAGGGCTCCCTCTAGTGTCACTGTACAGGAACAGGCAGATGAATGTGGGTGAAGTGGGAAACCAACAGGGCCAGAAACACAAGTCTACTACTGGTCTGAGTTCATGTTAGGCTCATAAACAGGAACCAGAGACCCCGTACTTCCCTCCAGCTCCACTCTTCAGATAAATATGTCTCATGTTTGTTCTTAAGATGAGTACAAGTTAATCTACATTTATCTTTAATAATCTTGAACAAGTGTGGCCATAAATCTTTATCATCCACAGCTCTGTTAGAATAAAACGGATCCTACTGATAataattactgtattttattttaaacatgtcctaaatatatttaaaagtttaGGTTTTGGTTATTTGTGGAGATCCAGAtgcatgtatttaaattaacttCAGTAAATGTGTAGCAGATTTATCATTACTACTGAGTATCTGATCAAATGCAAAATCAAAGTGACCATAAGCagcgcacacattatgtacCAGATTAAAAAAGTTAAGAAGTTATTATTCAATAATTCTCCTGTATCATATATGACTTAGACTGAACATTTAGCTCACTTTGTGAAAAATATATCAGGATATGACTTTTGGTTCCATCTGGTTCCACATCTTCTCTCTCAGAAAACACCACAACCCAGATCTCACCTTCCCAGCTTCTGTCCTTCGCCTCCAAAGGCTTTGAAGGCCACCTTGGGTTTGGTGAAGTCCTCGTCCCTGTGGTCCTCCATGTCTAGATTCACCTGCCCCCCTCGAGACCGCTGCCTCAGCTCCAGGGGGATCTCCCTGTGGTGGGGTGACGATGAATTCATTGTGTAAGTGCGCGGCCACAAAATTAGTCCGAGTCCTCGTGGACTCGTGTGGAACTCACCCCCTTCTGATTGCCTCCAGGAAGTTGGCGTTTCCGGGATCGCTGTAGTTTCTGAGGTCGCcgttatccagactgaaaccCGTCTTCCACAGCTTAAGCACCACGTgtacctgacacacacacacacacacacaattgatCAACATATGAGGATATTATTCTCCTACGGTTACAAACATTCAGCTGGAAATAGCCACAGCTGCATCTCTTGGGATTTATTTAGGAAATTACCAAACAAACTGCTGGGAATCAAAAGCACACGCTTGTATACGACTAAAGGGAGAAGTTTTTCTCTTAGTTCAGCACCACAAACCTCTTCTTTACTCACCAGCTCCTATGTGCCACTAAACACTACACAGGCTCTTTGATTTAAGAGGGAACAGCTTTGTGCACTCCACAACATTAGATTATTTAAGGGTAATAAGACATCTCACTTCTGTTaattagcataaaaaaaaataaattttccTATTACGATGCTGAGACGATGCAACTTTGCACACATTTCCTTGCACAaacctgcacaaacacatgctgctttgttgccatttttattcacatttccaCTTAATTCATCTTTATTCTTATCTATACGGCTACTTACCTCTATACTGTACTGAGGGCATAACtttgttccatctcatgcttctgtgcGGTTGTGAACTTTTAGCTGGTAGAAAGCTCCTAATCTCCAGAGCCATCAATGTTTGATGAATGAATCTACTCACTAAAGACGCATTTCCTCCCAACTTTCCTCCCCTCGTTATTCCTCAGCTGAGCTCTGAAGCCCAGAAAAGATCAGGTGCATTTATGGTGCAGCTCGTTTCGTCTGCAGCAAACACCAGCTGGTTTTCTAGATAACATTATACTCTGGAAGATAAACTGGGCTGTTGGGGGATGAGACCTCTGATGCTGATTTTACTTTAACCGACCACTGCAGGGCTTCGGTCAGGAAGCACTCGAGACATTTTACTGAGGATGTGCTCTGAGTACAGAGCAGTGTCtcaaaatataagaaataaaggACAAGTTTATCTTTGCATACTGCTGTAAATTCGCAGTGAATAAAGATACACAGCCACAATCGTATTATCATATTGCATCTTCCTTTATTCATTAGTGTAACTAACTAAGGCAGATGCTAATGCAccaattaaaaatgtgatttgcgcagtgacaataataaataataaactataCAAGCTCACATATCGCATCATGAGGAGTTCTGGGCTTGTAAATCTCTTATTTGAGCATCTGAGCGTGTTATGAATTACCAACCGTTTGTAACCAATGAAAATACACCGTAACGACTCTAAGGCTGGATAATCGGAGACAAAACAAGCATCGTCTCTGCTTCCGTCCCCTCCGACGGCACCGACACACTCGGTTTCTCTTCCGTGATAAATGAAGTCGGCGGCGATCAGAGTAATTTGTGGTTATTATTATCGGTAGGAGCAGCGCAAATCACAACTTAAAT harbors:
- the nsfl1c gene encoding NSFL1 cofactor p47, with protein sequence MASQEESVREFVAVTDVDEERARFFLESAGWNLQLALASFFEDGADDDIVTLPQPEGGSSVSRSAGPSQPRVTSFRDLMHEAEEESDEEEGQRFFAGGSERSGQQIVGPPKKKSSNEVVEDLFKGAREHGAVPLDRAGKGPSEPGRAKAFVGGGYRLGAAPEEESAYVAGERHASNSQQDVHVVLKLWKTGFSLDNGDLRNYSDPGNANFLEAIRRGEIPLELRQRSRGGQVNLDMEDHRDEDFTKPKVAFKAFGGEGQKLGSATPELVTAPATTQQDQAANEAQASASVNLDPSQPVTNIQIRLADGGRLVQKFNHSHRVSDVRQFVVAARPSMAAREFILMTTFPNKELSDESLTLQQANLLNAVIVQRLN